In Sphingomonas panacisoli, one genomic interval encodes:
- the hemB gene encoding porphobilinogen synthase translates to MSQYPALRLRRTRASAWSRRMHAETVLTPADLIWPLFIAEGEGVEEPIASLPGVSRWSVDGIVARAKEARDLGIPCVALFPNTQADRRSEGGEEALNPDNLMCRAIRALKDAVPEVGVLTDVALDPYTSHGHDGLLDEGGYVLNDETAEVLVGQALNQAAAGADIIAPSDMMDGRVGLIRDALEAEGHVNVQIMSYAAKYASGFYGPFRDAVGSRGLLKGDKKTYQMDSANAEEALREVALDLEEGADSVMVKPGLPYLDIILRVKSEFQVPVFAYQVSGEYAMIEAAVAAGAAERDAVVLETLMAFKRAGCSGVLTYHALHAAKLLAK, encoded by the coding sequence ATGAGCCAATACCCCGCGCTTCGCCTCCGCCGCACCCGCGCTTCGGCCTGGAGCCGGCGGATGCACGCCGAAACCGTGCTGACCCCCGCTGACCTGATCTGGCCGCTATTCATCGCCGAGGGGGAGGGGGTCGAGGAACCGATCGCCAGCCTGCCCGGCGTGTCGCGCTGGTCGGTCGATGGCATCGTCGCCCGGGCGAAGGAAGCGCGCGATCTCGGCATTCCGTGCGTCGCGCTGTTCCCCAACACCCAGGCCGATCGCCGCAGCGAAGGCGGCGAGGAAGCGCTCAACCCCGACAATCTGATGTGCCGGGCGATCCGGGCACTCAAGGACGCGGTGCCGGAGGTCGGCGTGCTGACCGACGTTGCGCTCGATCCCTACACCAGCCACGGGCATGACGGACTGCTCGACGAGGGCGGCTATGTGCTCAACGACGAGACGGCGGAAGTGCTGGTCGGCCAGGCGCTCAACCAGGCTGCGGCGGGGGCGGACATCATCGCGCCGAGCGACATGATGGATGGCCGGGTCGGGCTGATCCGCGACGCGCTGGAGGCCGAGGGACACGTCAACGTCCAGATCATGTCGTACGCCGCGAAATACGCCAGCGGCTTTTACGGTCCGTTCCGCGACGCGGTCGGCTCACGCGGGCTGCTGAAGGGTGACAAGAAGACCTATCAGATGGACTCGGCCAATGCCGAGGAAGCACTACGCGAAGTCGCGCTCGACCTCGAAGAGGGCGCCGACAGCGTGATGGTCAAGCCGGGCTTGCCCTATCTCGACATCATCCTGCGCGTGAAATCGGAGTTCCAGGTACCGGTGTTCGCGTACCAGGTGTCGGGCGAGTATGCGATGATTGAGGCGGCGGTCGCAGCCGGCGCAGCGGAACGCGATGCGGTGGTGCTGGAAACGCTGATGGCGTTCAAACGCGCGGGATGTTCGGGTGTGCTGACGTATCACGCGCTCCACGCGGCGAAGTTGTTGGCCAAATGA
- a CDS encoding GNAT family N-acetyltransferase, whose translation MIETARLILRPWREDDRGAFAAIINTPAMMADFGGVKDRAGIDRLFDKRIDDQARNGHSFWAVELHSGEIVGSVGIRVAHDYPGLPVEGMRELGWRIAEAHWGTGLAHEAAKAAINWGWANIDTPFLAAWTTAGNTRSWGLMERLGMTRRVDLDCRDPDGSCPDDNLIVYTMDRPQ comes from the coding sequence ATGATCGAGACCGCAAGGCTGATCCTCCGCCCCTGGCGCGAGGATGATCGCGGCGCATTCGCGGCGATCATCAACACGCCCGCGATGATGGCCGATTTCGGTGGCGTGAAGGATCGGGCCGGGATCGATCGGCTGTTCGACAAGCGCATCGACGATCAGGCTCGCAACGGGCACAGTTTTTGGGCCGTCGAACTGCATAGCGGGGAGATCGTCGGCAGTGTCGGCATCCGGGTAGCGCATGACTATCCCGGCTTGCCGGTAGAGGGAATGCGCGAACTCGGCTGGCGGATCGCCGAGGCGCATTGGGGCACGGGGCTGGCGCACGAGGCGGCCAAGGCGGCGATCAACTGGGGCTGGGCCAATATCGACACGCCGTTCCTCGCCGCTTGGACTACCGCCGGCAATACGCGGTCATGGGGGCTGATGGAGCGCCTCGGCATGACGCGGCGCGTCGATCTCGACTGCCGCGACCCCGACGGCAGCTGCCCCGATGATAATTTGATCGTCTATACGATGGATCGGCCGCAATGA
- a CDS encoding GNAT family N-acetyltransferase: MIETDRLILRPWREDDKAPFNDIINTPPMMEHFGGVRPRADIDALVDRLMASQERDGHTMWAVDHKADGVMAGVCGVRLSGYPDTGVSDELEIGWRIAQPYWGQGIACEAAEASVAWGWANTDRPRIAAWTNAANSRSWGLMLRLGMERREELDFDHPLYEVGDPTGRMIVYTIDRP, encoded by the coding sequence ATGATCGAGACCGACCGCCTCATCCTTCGCCCGTGGCGCGAGGACGACAAGGCGCCGTTCAACGACATCATCAATACGCCGCCGATGATGGAGCATTTCGGCGGCGTCCGTCCGCGTGCCGATATCGATGCGCTGGTCGACCGGCTGATGGCGTCGCAGGAACGCGACGGCCACACGATGTGGGCGGTCGATCATAAGGCCGATGGCGTAATGGCGGGCGTGTGTGGGGTGCGGTTGAGCGGTTATCCCGACACCGGCGTATCGGACGAGCTCGAGATCGGGTGGCGTATCGCGCAACCCTATTGGGGCCAGGGCATCGCGTGCGAGGCGGCCGAGGCGAGCGTCGCCTGGGGTTGGGCCAATACCGACCGGCCGCGGATCGCCGCTTGGACCAATGCCGCGAACAGCAGGTCCTGGGGTCTGATGCTGCGGCTCGGCATGGAGCGACGCGAGGAGCTCGATTTCGACCATCCGCTGTACGAAGTCGGCGATCCGACGGGGCGGATGATCGTCTACACGATCGATCGGCCGTGA
- a CDS encoding GNAT family N-acetyltransferase, whose amino-acid sequence MIETERLILRGWRDDDVAPFLAMGNDAEVMRYLGPPMTRADAESVRDRMNALLADQGYCFWALERKADGAFLGFCGIKPGPEGTPIAGELEIGWRLRRDAWGHGYAREAAVASLDWAWGNTSTPQVAAMTVLANTQSWGLMERLGMQRDHGAGFDHPAISDDSPLKRHILYRIVRPISRPVAP is encoded by the coding sequence GTGATCGAAACTGAGCGGCTGATCCTGCGCGGCTGGCGCGATGACGACGTCGCGCCGTTCCTTGCGATGGGCAACGACGCGGAGGTGATGCGCTACCTCGGGCCCCCGATGACGCGTGCGGACGCGGAATCGGTGCGCGACCGGATGAATGCGTTGCTCGCCGACCAGGGCTATTGTTTCTGGGCTCTCGAGCGAAAGGCCGACGGCGCCTTTCTGGGCTTTTGCGGTATCAAGCCCGGCCCCGAAGGGACCCCGATCGCCGGCGAATTGGAAATCGGCTGGCGGCTGCGGCGCGACGCATGGGGGCACGGCTATGCACGAGAGGCGGCGGTGGCGAGCTTGGACTGGGCTTGGGGAAATACCTCAACGCCGCAGGTGGCGGCGATGACCGTCCTTGCCAACACTCAAAGCTGGGGACTGATGGAACGGCTAGGGATGCAGCGCGATCACGGCGCGGGTTTCGATCATCCGGCGATTTCGGACGACAGCCCGCTTAAGCGACACATTCTCTACCGCATCGTGCGGCCTATTTCTCGCCCAGTTGCGCCTTGA
- a CDS encoding circumsporozoite protein codes for MKKLVILSLIAPAVLGLAACGGPKVDNTTVSNDTITNIDDTNLSVDDNATVLNDTVPADNVANAN; via the coding sequence ATGAAGAAGCTCGTTATTCTGTCGCTGATCGCGCCGGCCGTTCTCGGCCTCGCCGCTTGCGGTGGCCCGAAGGTCGACAACACGACCGTCAGCAACGACACCATCACCAACATCGACGACACCAACCTGTCGGTCGACGACAACGCGACCGTGCTGAACGACACCGTTCCGGCCGACAACGTCGCCAACGCAAACTGA
- the rpiA gene encoding ribose-5-phosphate isomerase RpiA: MQDDDKKLAAEAAVAEIADGMRVGLGSGSTVAFAIAAVGRRLAEWPSATFFSTSQRTTNAARAAGIPIARFADQTELDLVIDGVDEIDPQFRAIKGGGGAMLREKILASAARRMVAIADGTKRVATLGTAPVPVEILPFARSFVAVRTTALGADPVLRMTVAGKEFRTNQGNLILDCHFGPIADPARLAIDLQAIPGALGHGLFLTEIAAAYIAADGIVTKMERAGV, translated from the coding sequence ATGCAGGACGACGACAAGAAGCTCGCGGCCGAAGCGGCGGTAGCGGAAATCGCCGACGGCATGCGTGTCGGTCTAGGCAGCGGCTCGACGGTCGCGTTCGCCATCGCCGCAGTCGGGCGAAGGTTGGCGGAGTGGCCGTCCGCAACGTTCTTTTCGACCTCGCAGCGAACGACCAACGCGGCGCGCGCCGCTGGCATCCCGATCGCTCGGTTTGCCGATCAGACCGAGCTCGACTTGGTGATCGACGGCGTCGATGAGATCGATCCGCAATTCCGCGCGATCAAGGGCGGGGGCGGGGCGATGCTCCGCGAGAAGATCCTGGCCAGTGCGGCGCGGCGCATGGTCGCGATCGCCGACGGCACGAAGCGTGTTGCGACGCTCGGCACCGCGCCGGTGCCGGTCGAAATACTGCCGTTCGCGCGCAGTTTCGTCGCCGTCCGCACCACGGCGCTGGGCGCCGACCCGGTCTTGCGGATGACCGTCGCGGGCAAGGAATTCCGCACCAATCAGGGCAATCTGATCCTCGACTGCCATTTCGGCCCCATTGCCGACCCCGCACGACTCGCGATCGACCTCCAGGCGATCCCCGGCGCGCTAGGCCACGGCCTGTTCCTGACGGAGATCGCCGCCGCGTACATCGCCGCCGACGGCATCGTTACGAAAATGGAACGTGCGGGCGTGTGA
- the tkt gene encoding transketolase, whose translation MSDTETTTRDVDHLKEDGSIERLTIDTIRTLSMDAVQKANSGHPGTPMAMAPVGYTLWSQFLRYDPSKPDWPNRDRFVLSVGHASMLLYSLLHLAGVEEIDRNGRKTGKEAVSLQDIEDFRQIGSKTPGHPEYRHTTGVETTTGPLGQGCGNSVGMAIAERWLAARYNKPDHTLFDHDVYALAGDGDLMEGVSQEAASLAGHLRLSNLCWIYDSNHITIEGKTSLTFDEDVGKRFEGYGWNVIHVDDANDCDALAQAFAAFRKTDDRPTLIIVHSIIGYGSPIAGTSKAHSDAMGEAVIAETKRAYGWPEDKSFYVPDGVVEHFNGCVADRGRPAREAWEATLASYRTAHPDLSKELDAMLSDTLPDGWDADIPVFEADAKGLASRDAAGKVLNAIVPHVPWLIGGSADLAPSTKTDIKGASSFEPGSYDGCNFHFGVREHGMGAVVNGMTLSHLRGYGSTFFVFLDYMRPPVRLSSLMEIGAVWVFTHDSIGVGEDGPTHQPIEHLAMLRATPGMDTIRPCDANEAAAAWKAVMKDSGHPHALVLSRQALPTLDRSKYASADGLEKGAYVLADSDDPELILIATGSEVGLAIQAYEQLKGEGVAVRVVSMPSWFRYEKQSDAYKESVLPKAVSARVSIEMGSEIGWDRYIGLDGKAISMATFGASAPIAKLQEKFGFTVDNVVKTAKSLLETK comes from the coding sequence ATGTCCGATACCGAAACCACCACCCGCGACGTCGATCATCTGAAAGAGGACGGATCGATCGAGCGCCTGACGATCGATACGATCCGCACGCTGTCGATGGACGCGGTGCAGAAAGCCAATTCCGGCCACCCCGGCACGCCGATGGCGATGGCACCGGTGGGCTATACGTTGTGGTCGCAATTCCTGCGCTACGATCCGTCCAAGCCCGACTGGCCCAACCGCGACCGCTTCGTGCTGTCGGTCGGACATGCGTCGATGTTGCTCTATTCGTTGCTGCATCTGGCCGGCGTCGAGGAAATCGATCGCAACGGCAGGAAGACCGGCAAGGAAGCGGTCAGCCTGCAGGACATCGAAGATTTCCGCCAGATCGGGTCAAAGACGCCCGGGCATCCCGAATACCGCCACACCACCGGGGTCGAGACCACGACGGGCCCGCTGGGCCAGGGTTGCGGCAATTCCGTGGGCATGGCGATCGCCGAGCGCTGGCTCGCCGCGCGCTACAATAAGCCCGACCACACATTGTTCGATCACGACGTCTACGCGCTGGCGGGCGACGGCGATTTGATGGAGGGCGTCAGCCAGGAAGCGGCGAGCCTCGCGGGGCATCTGCGCCTGTCGAACCTGTGCTGGATCTACGACAGCAATCACATCACGATCGAGGGCAAGACCAGCCTGACCTTCGACGAAGATGTCGGCAAGCGCTTCGAGGGCTATGGCTGGAACGTCATCCACGTCGACGACGCCAACGATTGCGACGCTCTGGCCCAGGCGTTCGCAGCGTTCCGCAAGACCGACGACCGGCCGACGCTGATCATTGTCCATTCGATCATCGGTTACGGCAGCCCGATTGCCGGCACGTCGAAGGCGCACAGCGACGCGATGGGCGAAGCGGTGATCGCGGAGACCAAGCGCGCTTATGGCTGGCCCGAGGACAAGAGCTTCTACGTTCCCGACGGCGTTGTAGAGCATTTCAATGGTTGCGTCGCTGATCGCGGCCGTCCGGCGCGCGAGGCGTGGGAGGCGACGCTCGCGAGTTATCGCACCGCGCATCCCGATCTGAGCAAGGAACTCGACGCGATGCTGTCGGACACGTTGCCCGACGGCTGGGACGCCGACATTCCGGTATTCGAAGCCGACGCCAAGGGGCTCGCGAGCCGCGATGCCGCCGGCAAGGTGCTCAACGCGATCGTGCCGCACGTGCCGTGGCTGATCGGCGGCTCGGCCGATCTCGCGCCCTCGACCAAGACCGACATCAAGGGTGCGTCGTCGTTCGAGCCGGGCAGCTACGATGGCTGCAACTTCCATTTCGGCGTGCGCGAGCACGGCATGGGTGCGGTGGTGAACGGCATGACGCTGTCGCATCTGCGCGGATACGGCTCCACCTTCTTCGTGTTCCTCGACTATATGCGCCCGCCGGTGCGGCTGTCGTCGCTGATGGAAATCGGCGCGGTATGGGTATTCACGCACGATTCGATCGGCGTGGGGGAGGACGGCCCGACGCATCAGCCGATCGAGCACCTCGCCATGCTGCGCGCGACGCCGGGAATGGATACGATCCGGCCCTGCGACGCGAACGAGGCGGCGGCGGCGTGGAAAGCGGTCATGAAAGATAGCGGCCACCCGCACGCGCTCGTCCTGTCGCGCCAGGCCCTGCCGACGCTCGACCGGTCGAAATATGCCAGCGCCGACGGGCTCGAAAAGGGCGCGTATGTGCTTGCTGACAGCGACGATCCCGAACTGATCCTGATCGCGACCGGCTCCGAAGTCGGGTTGGCCATTCAAGCGTACGAGCAGCTCAAAGGCGAAGGCGTCGCTGTGCGGGTCGTATCGATGCCCAGCTGGTTCCGGTACGAGAAGCAATCCGACGCATATAAGGAAAGCGTGCTGCCCAAGGCAGTTAGCGCGCGTGTTTCGATCGAGATGGGAAGCGAGATCGGCTGGGACCGCTATATCGGGCTCGACGGCAAGGCGATCAGCATGGCGACCTTCGGGGCGTCGGCGCCAATCGCCAAGCTGCAGGAAAAGTTCGGGTTCACCGTCGATAATGTCGTGAAGACCGCCAAATCGTTGCTGGAGACAAAGTGA
- the tal gene encoding transaldolase produces MGRLNELEKLGQAVWLDFIDRKLLAEGGLKKLVDEDGITGVTSNPSIFQKAMGEGDAYDDELAKFDRANPDASAMARYEHLAIRDIQEAADTLRPVYDRLDAKDGYVSMEVSPYLANDTDETAAEAERLWWTVDRPNLMIKIPGTPAGVPAIATSIDKGINVNVTLLFGIEAYKAVALAFVEGLEKRAARGEAIDKIASVASFFVSRIDTKIDDAIDEGKGGDAAKPLAGKVAIANAKLAYQWYLDFIKSDRWQALAAKGAMPQRLLWASTGTKNAAYSDVLYLDTLIGKDTVNTVPPKTMDAYRDHGTAAETLTQDVDGAKHVLAETERLGLDLNGVTDTLVEEGVASFSKAFDELLASIAAKHPAEAT; encoded by the coding sequence ATGGGACGCCTCAACGAACTCGAGAAACTCGGCCAGGCGGTGTGGCTCGACTTTATCGATCGCAAGCTGCTCGCCGAGGGCGGGCTGAAGAAACTGGTCGACGAGGACGGTATTACCGGCGTCACCAGCAACCCCTCGATCTTCCAGAAGGCGATGGGCGAGGGCGACGCCTATGACGACGAGCTCGCCAAATTCGATCGCGCCAACCCCGACGCGTCGGCGATGGCGCGCTACGAGCATCTCGCGATCCGCGATATTCAGGAAGCTGCCGACACGCTGCGCCCGGTGTACGACCGGCTCGACGCGAAAGACGGCTATGTGAGCATGGAGGTGTCGCCCTATCTGGCGAACGACACCGACGAGACCGCGGCGGAGGCCGAGCGGCTGTGGTGGACGGTCGATCGGCCGAACCTGATGATCAAGATTCCCGGCACGCCGGCGGGCGTTCCGGCGATCGCGACGTCGATCGACAAGGGCATCAACGTCAACGTGACATTGCTGTTCGGGATCGAGGCGTACAAGGCCGTCGCGCTGGCGTTCGTCGAGGGTCTCGAAAAGCGCGCAGCGCGGGGCGAAGCGATCGACAAGATCGCATCGGTTGCGAGCTTCTTCGTGTCGCGTATCGATACCAAGATCGATGATGCGATCGACGAGGGCAAGGGTGGCGACGCGGCCAAGCCGCTGGCCGGCAAGGTCGCGATCGCCAACGCGAAGCTCGCGTATCAATGGTATCTCGACTTCATCAAATCCGACCGTTGGCAGGCGCTGGCCGCCAAGGGCGCGATGCCGCAGCGGCTACTCTGGGCGTCGACGGGTACCAAGAATGCGGCCTATTCCGACGTGCTCTACCTCGACACGCTGATCGGCAAGGACACGGTCAACACCGTGCCGCCCAAGACGATGGACGCGTATCGCGACCACGGCACCGCGGCGGAAACGCTGACGCAGGACGTGGATGGCGCGAAGCACGTTCTGGCGGAGACCGAACGGCTCGGCCTCGATCTGAACGGCGTGACCGACACGCTGGTCGAGGAGGGCGTCGCGTCCTTCTCCAAGGCGTTCGACGAATTGCTCGCGTCGATCGCGGCCAAGCATCCGGCAGAAGCAACTTAA
- the gnd gene encoding phosphogluconate dehydrogenase (NAD(+)-dependent, decarboxylating), with product MKIGIIGLGRMGGNIARRLMRNGHETVVYDRSPETVKALAGEGAIGVNSLDDMKAKLDGQAIFWVMLPAGDPTDSTIETLAGMCAAGDIIIDGGNTFYKDDIKRAKHLAKKQIHYVDVGTSGGVWGLERGYCMMVGGEADVVKTLDPILEALAPGLGTIPRTPNRMEQEGEDPRAEKGYIHAGAAGAGHFVKMVHNGIEYGLMQAYAEGFDVLKGKNSESLPEDERYDLNLTDIAEVWRRGSVISSWLLDLCAQQLAKDMDLAQFTGRVADSGEGHWTVEAAMEEAVPAYVLTAALFSRYRSRVEHTYGDKLLSAMRFGFGGHVEMPQ from the coding sequence ATGAAAATCGGGATCATCGGCCTCGGCCGGATGGGTGGGAACATCGCGCGGCGGTTGATGCGCAACGGGCACGAGACGGTGGTCTACGACCGCTCGCCCGAGACGGTGAAAGCGCTGGCCGGCGAAGGCGCGATCGGGGTCAATTCGCTCGACGACATGAAGGCCAAGCTCGATGGCCAGGCGATCTTCTGGGTGATGCTTCCCGCAGGCGATCCGACCGACAGCACGATCGAGACGCTGGCGGGTATGTGCGCCGCCGGCGACATCATCATCGATGGCGGCAATACCTTCTACAAGGACGATATAAAGCGCGCCAAGCATCTGGCGAAAAAGCAGATTCACTACGTCGATGTCGGCACGTCGGGCGGCGTATGGGGCCTCGAGCGCGGCTATTGCATGATGGTCGGCGGCGAGGCCGACGTCGTGAAGACGCTCGACCCGATCCTGGAGGCACTGGCGCCAGGGCTCGGCACGATCCCGCGCACGCCGAACCGGATGGAGCAGGAGGGCGAGGACCCGCGCGCGGAGAAGGGCTATATCCACGCCGGCGCCGCGGGGGCGGGGCATTTCGTGAAGATGGTGCACAACGGCATCGAATACGGCCTGATGCAGGCCTATGCCGAGGGTTTCGACGTGCTGAAGGGCAAGAATTCGGAGAGCCTGCCCGAGGACGAGCGCTACGACCTGAACCTGACCGACATCGCCGAGGTGTGGCGGCGCGGCAGCGTAATCTCGTCCTGGTTGCTCGATTTGTGCGCACAACAGCTCGCCAAGGACATGGATCTTGCCCAATTCACCGGGCGGGTTGCGGATTCGGGCGAAGGACACTGGACCGTCGAGGCGGCAATGGAAGAGGCGGTTCCCGCGTACGTCCTGACCGCGGCTTTGTTCTCGCGCTATCGCAGCCGCGTCGAGCACACCTATGGCGACAAGTTGCTGTCGGCGATGCGGTTCGGGTTTGGCGGGCATGTCGAGATGCCGCAGTGA
- a CDS encoding HAD family hydrolase, with product MSIRLVVSDVDGTLVRKDKSLSPQVIAAVKRLREAGVPFTLISARPMSGMIPLIKPLGIDIPLAAVNGGIIFRPDGAVLSACHVERAVVEGVFAIIGDAPVDTWVFADQRWYATSDQGVHVEHERVASAQSPVLRDEFTDLYDRVDKLTIVSDDAALLKGLAEKAKAKFGSAATIAQSQTYYLDVTGITANKGDGVAALAKMLGIDMADVAVFGDMENDVPMFDRAGFSVVMGQAPDAVKAKADEVSSSNEEDGVAHAIDAFVLPKVTA from the coding sequence GTGAGCATTCGGCTGGTCGTGTCGGACGTCGACGGCACGCTGGTTCGGAAGGACAAGTCGCTCAGTCCGCAAGTGATCGCGGCGGTCAAGCGGCTGCGCGAGGCGGGCGTGCCGTTCACGCTGATCAGCGCGCGGCCGATGTCCGGCATGATCCCGCTGATCAAGCCGCTCGGCATCGATATCCCGCTGGCGGCGGTGAATGGCGGGATCATCTTCCGCCCCGATGGCGCGGTCCTGTCGGCATGCCATGTCGAGCGCGCGGTGGTGGAGGGCGTGTTCGCGATCATCGGCGACGCGCCGGTCGATACGTGGGTATTCGCCGACCAACGGTGGTACGCGACGAGCGATCAGGGCGTGCATGTCGAGCATGAACGCGTCGCCTCCGCGCAAAGCCCGGTGCTCCGCGACGAGTTCACCGACCTCTACGACCGCGTCGACAAGCTGACGATCGTCAGCGACGACGCGGCTCTCCTCAAGGGGCTCGCCGAAAAGGCGAAGGCGAAGTTCGGCAGCGCGGCGACGATCGCGCAGAGCCAGACCTACTATCTCGACGTCACCGGTATCACCGCGAACAAAGGCGACGGCGTCGCGGCGCTCGCGAAAATGCTCGGCATCGACATGGCCGACGTCGCGGTGTTCGGCGACATGGAGAACGACGTCCCGATGTTCGACCGCGCCGGTTTCTCGGTCGTGATGGGCCAGGCGCCCGACGCGGTGAAGGCCAAGGCCGACGAGGTTTCCAGCAGCAACGAAGAGGACGGCGTCGCGCATGCGATCGACGCGTTCGTCCTCCCGAAGGTGACAGCATGA
- a CDS encoding HAD-IIB family hydrolase, giving the protein MKKLIAFDLDGTLALSKQPLDDRMANALADLLDVCKVDIISGGDWPQFEKQVVGRMIDRANLSNLFIQPTTGTKLYRFIDGEWKAIYAELFSADERKHIIDAFDKAMAEEGLDQGKTWGDRVEDRGSQVTFSALGQQAPLEEKDKWDPDHAKRKKLQARLRTMLPDLSINIGGSTSIDVTRKGVDKQYGLRKLLPEAGVTADEVLFLGDAIFPGGNDYPAKEMGLDTIKVDSIEDTRRVIETIVLVLKGK; this is encoded by the coding sequence ATGAAGAAACTGATCGCGTTCGACCTCGACGGCACCCTGGCGCTGTCGAAGCAGCCGCTCGACGACCGTATGGCGAACGCGCTCGCCGACCTGCTCGATGTTTGCAAGGTAGATATCATCTCGGGCGGCGACTGGCCGCAGTTCGAGAAGCAGGTGGTCGGGCGGATGATCGACCGCGCGAACCTTTCAAACCTGTTCATTCAGCCGACGACGGGGACCAAGCTGTACCGGTTCATCGACGGCGAATGGAAAGCGATCTACGCCGAGTTGTTCAGCGCGGACGAGCGCAAACACATCATCGACGCGTTCGACAAGGCGATGGCGGAGGAGGGGCTCGACCAAGGCAAGACCTGGGGCGATCGCGTCGAGGACCGCGGCAGCCAGGTAACCTTTTCCGCGCTGGGCCAGCAGGCGCCGCTCGAGGAAAAGGACAAGTGGGATCCCGACCACGCCAAGCGGAAGAAGCTACAGGCCCGGCTCAGGACGATGCTGCCCGATCTGTCGATCAATATCGGTGGCTCGACCTCGATCGACGTGACCCGCAAGGGCGTCGACAAGCAATATGGCTTGCGCAAGTTGCTGCCCGAGGCTGGCGTTACCGCGGACGAAGTGCTGTTCCTGGGCGACGCGATCTTTCCGGGCGGGAACGACTATCCGGCGAAGGAAATGGGGCTCGACACGATCAAGGTCGATTCGATCGAGGATACGCGCCGGGTCATCGAGACGATCGTCCTGGTGTTGAAGGGGAAATAA
- a CDS encoding aromatic ring-hydroxylating oxygenase subunit alpha encodes MNVAAKIAPTPGQLALAKQLAEGGARREPTITRIDAAAYTDPARYAAERERLFGRRPLVIAPSALLPEPGMAVPHDGYGKPLLVTRDREGVAHVFLNVCQHRGTRLVEGGEMVCASKLVCPYHAWTYGLDGKLLALPRTDAFPGLDKAALGLKRLPTREAGGLIWFAFDESADFAEPDTLGHDFDAFDLAGQHLFKRRTHDVAANWKLIMDAFLESYHVQRLHAATIGPFFKDGVASGDLIGSHQRSAVGRDVEAIECAAEDWPTLRRAITYTYQMFPATILIVSPDYMNLMTLMPRAVDRVLVEDFMLIPEPPATDKALTHWEKSWNLLDGGVFGAEDFRAAALGQEGLMSGAIDRLTLGGLEGGIKVFHDAAEAALIG; translated from the coding sequence ATGAACGTGGCGGCCAAGATCGCTCCGACGCCGGGACAACTCGCGCTGGCGAAACAACTGGCGGAGGGCGGCGCGCGGCGCGAGCCGACGATCACGCGCATCGACGCGGCGGCCTATACCGATCCGGCGCGCTACGCGGCCGAGCGCGAGCGATTGTTCGGGCGACGCCCGCTCGTGATCGCGCCGTCAGCGCTGCTGCCCGAACCCGGCATGGCGGTGCCGCATGACGGCTATGGCAAGCCATTGCTCGTCACGCGCGATCGCGAGGGTGTGGCGCACGTGTTCCTCAACGTCTGCCAGCATCGCGGCACGCGGCTGGTCGAAGGTGGCGAGATGGTCTGCGCGAGCAAGCTGGTCTGCCCCTATCATGCCTGGACCTACGGCCTGGACGGCAAGCTGCTCGCGCTGCCGCGCACCGACGCCTTTCCCGGGCTCGACAAGGCGGCGCTCGGCCTGAAGCGTCTGCCGACGCGCGAGGCCGGCGGGCTGATCTGGTTCGCGTTCGACGAGAGCGCCGACTTCGCGGAACCCGATACGCTCGGCCACGATTTCGACGCGTTCGACCTGGCGGGGCAGCATCTGTTCAAGCGACGCACGCACGACGTCGCGGCGAACTGGAAGTTGATCATGGACGCGTTCCTGGAAAGCTATCACGTCCAGCGCCTTCACGCCGCGACGATCGGCCCGTTCTTCAAGGACGGCGTGGCATCAGGCGACCTCATCGGATCGCACCAACGCTCCGCTGTGGGGCGCGACGTAGAAGCGATCGAATGCGCGGCGGAGGATTGGCCGACCTTGCGCCGTGCGATCACATACACCTACCAGATGTTCCCCGCGACGATCCTGATCGTCAGCCCCGATTACATGAACCTGATGACGCTGATGCCGCGCGCGGTCGACCGCGTACTGGTCGAGGATTTCATGCTGATCCCGGAGCCGCCCGCCACCGACAAGGCGCTGACGCATTGGGAAAAGAGCTGGAATCTGCTCGATGGCGGCGTGTTCGGCGCGGAGGATTTCCGCGCGGCGGCGCTGGGCCAGGAAGGGCTGATGTCGGGCGCGATCGATCGGCTGACGCTGGGCGGGCTGGAAGGCGGGATCAAGGTGTTCCACGACGCTGCGGAAGCGGCGTTAATAGGCTGA